The following nucleotide sequence is from Anguilla rostrata isolate EN2019 chromosome 3, ASM1855537v3, whole genome shotgun sequence.
TAGGGCTCGTTATGGATGTGATCTGTATATATTCaggatttatatattttatttttcatgcttaGCATAATATTTGTATTAGTGCCTTAGGGATGCTACACTCACCGATCTGGACTGACATTCATGTAGATCAGGTGAATCAGGTAAATTAAgttcctctggataagagcaactGCTGAATGAATCTAATGTAAACATTGGCCATTAATTGGATTTGCTTTGAATCGGATGCTATGTAACAAGAAGGGCTGAGTGGTTAACAGCTTAACATTTTGGTGCCCCGCACCTCAGGAACCATGCTCCGCCCTGCTGGACGTCCGGAGGTGGTCGGACAGGAAGACGCTGCAGGGTCTGCGATGGCTACTGCGAGCTGTGTCTCTGGACTACCCCGAACTGTGTGCCCGCGTGACACGGGATAGCAGGCAGCCCCGGGacccagaggaaaaaaacaggcgTGGCAAGAATGAGAAGGGACGCGCCAAGACCAAAGAGGACAGGTGAGTGCCCCAGGCTAATTCCCTCTGACTAGCCTGGAGTTCCAGACAGGGCCCGGGCGTAGGCTTTCTGAAATCAAAACAATCAATATTGACATTTCTTGTTCACAACGCAATTCATAAAGCAAGATCAAGCAGTGACTATTCCTTTCAATCCTTTTGAGAACCTAGTATTCCCAGATATCTGATGACCTCCGAGACAAAAATTAATGTGCTGGAGTGCTGTGTTTCAATGTAGACTCCACACCAGCAAGCCTGAAATTGGCCAAGCTCAGTGGCCCCCGAAAGAAAAGGTACCTCAGCCTAGGAGCAAACTGGAGCCCATTCAAACTGTCCTGGAAAAGGTGAATAGTTTGCACCATCCCACTACCCATTGCTTTATCCATCTTATTTAGCTTTGTTTGCATGCATGGGTTTATCTGTTCCTAGTATTTTCCTGGTATCATAAAAATAACCCGCTGTATGATACTGTATTATGCTCATCTCTCTACTGCAACTGTTTACAGGAAAACGctttgaagaagaagatgaaaagGAAGAAGCAGGTGAATATTAAAGATGCCATGAAGAAGAGCACTGgcaagagggaggaagaggaggaggtgggggacgCAGAGGCAGAGCAAGAACAGGGCGGGCGGAAAGAGAAAGCCAGCACTGCCCTTATACCGCGCAACAGCGCAAAGCTGACCTGCAAAGCCAGAGTGAAAGAAGAGACTTTGGAGCATCCGGAGTCCCCTGACAACGTGGAATCAAAGACAGAGAAAGGTACTCCTCATTGACGGTCATTACAGATGTATCGTAaacatgtgatgtgtgtgtgtctgtacgtgagatccgtgtaggaattaaaGCTCTTTGTATACgcagtcccccattttaggggggcctatgtatatgtatgtgtatacatgtatgcaatcacacacaaatacacacacacacacacacacacactcacacatagacgTACAGtgacctccataatgtttgagataggtatatttttttcttgatttagctctgtattccacaattttagttttgtaatcaaataactataaaacacacattctcagcttttatttaagggctttttggtttcaccatgcagaaattacagcacctttTATGCATAGTGCCCCCCTCATTTCAgggaaccataatgtttgggacatataatgttgtgtaaatgaaagtattcatgtttagtactttgtcacatatcctttgcatgcaatgactgcttgaagacTGTGACCCATCGGCAtaaccaggtgctgagtatcttctgtAGCGATGCTctaccaggcctgtactgcaaccATTTTTGCTCCTGCTTATTTTGGGTGTAGGTTGCcttaggttttctcttcagcatatgaaacgcatgttcattAAATTCAGGTTAGTTGAATGACATGGTCAGTCATGATTTTTCCAGTTGTTTGCTTTGAAAAACGTGTTGCATTAGCAATATGTTTAGGATCATTGTCTTCCTGTAgaatgaagcaccatccaatgagtttggagacaTTTGGCTGAATTTGAGCAGAAGAAATGCTACTGTACACTGCAATCAGTGGTCAGATCATGAgagaagacaagtgagccagtacctgtggcagccatgcatgctCAAACAATAACATTCCCACCACAAtgagatgaggtgtgtgtgccctatgGATCTTGGACAGTTTCTTTTAGTCTCCTCACTTTGCTCTGCTaccactctgatacaagtgaatcttggtctcatctgtacACAGGACCTTTTCCCAGACTCTGCAGGCAATTTTAGGTACCATTTttctgtaacctggccatcctatTTTTGAAGCTAACTAGGTGTTTCCATCTTGCAGTGTACCCCctttagttctgtttgtgaagtcttctttTGACAGTGATGACACATCCAGGCCTGCCTCCTGCAGAGTGTTTCTCATGTTGGACGggtttttgggggttttcttaatgtctttggtcatcaactgcaAAGGTCTTCCTTGGTCTACCAGGGCCTTtctgatttctgagctcacccctgctctctttcttcttaatgaagttccaaacagttgattttggtaagcctataGTTTTTCCTATGTCTTGAACTATTTTTCCtattccttgactttcattggcacaactctggtcctcttatttacaaacacaaataacagaAGGCAATAAAAAGCCTAGAATTAAGGCTAGATGCTGAAAGCTCtaatacctgcactaaggaagcaattgaacacacctgactaatcagaaatgcctgtgaagccatttgtcccaaaagTTATGAGGCACTGAAATGGGAAGACTGTatacacggtgaaaccaaaatgtaaaacagaaccctttaataaaagctgagaatgtgcactttaaccacaggtgaattgtttgatgacaaatcaaaaattttggaatacagaaacaaatcaagaaacaatgttttatcccaaacatggagctcactgtatatatagatGTTCATGCATATTACGTTATGCACATACAATATATAtgtctcctctgacctctgctattaacaaggcatttttgcccagtgaactgccgctcactggatattttctcttttacggaccattctctgtaaaccctagagatggttgtgcgtgaaaatcccagtagatcagaagtttctgaaatactcaaaccagtcCGTCTGGCACCAaaaaccatgccacgttcaaagtcacttataTCACCTTTcgtccccattctgatgctcgGTTTGAAattcagcagattgtcttgaccatatctacatgcctaaatgcattgagttgctgccacgtgataggctgattagatatttgcgttaatgggtgcagtttgcagttgaacaggtgtacctaataaagtggccagcGAGTGTATATATTTCTCGCTTTCAATTACCCTCTTAGAGGATTACCTACTGAATTGAACAGGAATTTAATGGTACTTGGTTTTTTGGTCTGgattgaagcaaaaaaatgctgtttttccaacacaggaaaaggagaaaagaaaaaaaagagaaaaaaggtgaaagtgaagaggaaaaacaaaattaatactGAACAGATTCCAGCAGGATATTCACAACCAGTGGACCTTTCTGCTACTTTTGGTAACAGCTTGGTTTCTCCTATATTTCTGCCATTGGAAGAAATGTACCAAAAATAAGGAAAcagtagatttaaaaaaaatataggaTGCTAACgatgttttctttctctgacAGACCTCTACAGAAAAGCCATCTTGGCTCTGAAAGCTCGCCAGGACCAGGGACACTGAGACACTTCAGGTCTCAGAATGCTTGCAGTCTTATGACCAAGAGACTCAAATGACTTGTGTGTCTACTCCGTATGTCTCCCACTAGGTGGGAATATCACTCTTACTCATTTCTTACTCATTCTACAGAAATGAGTAAGAGTGATATTCCCACCTAGTACAAAAGCAGTGTGAAGAAACCTGGAAAGAGCTGGTCCCATCTTAAGTCCCTGTTTTCACTattctgaaatttaaaatgagtaCATAATCATAGGCCTaattttttaatacacattCTGAAATCAGGGGCCTGAATTTGGGGTCATTTAGGAGGTCCAATAGTAATTTGACCAAAAATGCCTGTGAAAGGCAGGTAATTACCCTCATACTTCCTGccctttaaatatttataataggTTATATTCTATTCTTACAATTCAACAAATAATTTGTATAGAATTACTGTATAAAAACAAGAAGCCTCAGCCAGGTGGATAATTACGTTGTGAAAACACTTAGATCATCATACTGCACTGACACTGTACTTTTTCAACTACTAGTTTACAGGGTCAAACTGAGATTGTAGTGTAAAAGTACATGGCCAaactttatacattttttattaaatgtacaCCATTGCGGTagatttgtgcttttgtgtaatAGCTATACTTAGGCTTTGTCATCctgattttcttttgtattactgcttttttaaaataacatatgTCCTGAGAAGACTTTGACATGTGAAGAGTAATAAGCATAATGATTTCAGAAAAGCAACATTAGGTTGTATTCTCTGAAGGCACTTCTTCAGAAATCAGGAAAATTGTATAAAATTGGTAAGTTGCACCACATTTATCTGTGCTTCTGTTTAttgaaaaacatgtaaaattcaAATCACAAATCAGTCCATTGATTCCTTGTTTTCATCGGTTTCTTGGCCTTCTCTCACACCTCTCCTCCTTTCACCAGTCCTGGACCGTTGCACAGAATTTGGTGGGATGTCAACCAACAGGGGAAGACCTGACTCTGTGAAGGTCAGATTCCAGTTCTatagaaatacaaacacaaaagtcAGTCATTCCTCAGTGTCCAGTCAGGCAGCTGTTTAATCATTCCAACTCTCACCACCTCACTCCTTACCTTGTCTCTGGATTTCTGATCGCAGTAATTGTTCTGAGTGTACGGGGTACGGTAAGGCTTTCATTCCTACTCGCTGCGTATATACAACAAACGCAACGTTGCGCATGACGTCAGCTTTCGAAATATATAGTAATTCAACTGAACTCTATGATATACTCTATGAGCAATTCACAACCTGCTTCTCAAGTTGACAAAATGCTGGGACGGCGTCCAACCCTTCTTGATGTTTAATACTCGGACCCGGACTCCCCATTTCCAGCCAGTGGTTGCTTGCATTCCTACTGGCTGCGAATATACTGGATGCAAGCACACTGCATCCTGATGACACCTAACGGTGCTTACTTTTCGAATGTTTCACATCCCAGTGTAGGTTAACAAATCAATTAAATGTCCGTTTACTAAACGAAATGGCAATAATTACACTCACAAATCAGAATAATGGTCAAGGCTCTTCACAATTTATTTAGGTAAGTCTTACTTATGCTTGCTTTACAGAACGTATCACACTTCCAgtattattaatttatactcACGTGGGCATTTAACTGTCTGATGAAACAGCAGGTTTTATGTATAAGCTCGAGCCGCGGAGGGTCTTCTCTGCTACCGTAGCACGTAACACGTAGGAACTCCGTACAATATAGCAGGAGTCTCCTGCAAAAGCACGATTTTAAACGTACAGCACGACAATTTCAGACATCGTTTCAAAATGGCTATCGATTTCAGTATGATCAGCGGaatttaaaatcacaaaatgtatCTGGTCACATTTCCATTGCAGATATTAGCCTATATTCAACTCTGAAGTCAAAAAGTGCGACAAGATAAAAAAGTTTACCCTAACTTCTATTCTCTGTAAAGTGCGCCGTGAACACATGTACCTGCATGCGTTAAAGCACAGGTAATGGATGAAACATAGGCTTTCAAATGGTGTAGGGACTGCAAAGTTCGTCATGTGAAAAGTCTTCTGTGATGTTCACGTCACGGCTCCACTCCAGTACACCGTAAAACATTTGTGTTAATgtaactctaacagagtttagAGTCGTCCAAAAGGGTTCAAATAGAGCATACTCTGGGTtggtttaacactgaaaattttgGTAAGTGTGAATCTGACAGTATCTgttgtgtcacacacacaggctaataatataGCAACTTACAGCGATGCCACTCCAAGTTCTCGCTTTAATTGACAAATAACCGCAATGGGTTGATTCGTCAACCAAAATTCTTCAACGGCAAGGAAGCCCATTGCCTCCAGTTTACTTTTCTGTatgcatgtgaaaaaataaaacagaccaTAGATTAGCTTGCAAACAAGATGGAATATTCACAAAGAATGATGGTAAATAAAAACGTTTCGAGTACTCCCCCACCATTTCGCGCAAGGTGTAAAAATACGCGTTAGTAGATATAGcttacagaaacaaacaaaagtaaacatCAATTTTATCGTATACTGGAATCATAATGTTAGTTTTTAGCAAGCCAGTAAGCTAACGAACTATATAAGCAAAACAACACATACTTTAAATGTACCCAACTCTATCGTGCAAATTacattctagctagctagctggttagctaACGTACCAGGTTTTGCGCTGTTCCTTCCATCCGGGCTGCAAAAGAGGACGAAATAAAGTTAACATGGTGACTCGCTGTCGTGCAACACATCTATCCAATGGAATTAGCAAAACTTCGCTATTTAGTTAAGAAATCAATTGCGAACTTATAGCTAAATAAATGTGGCATCAACCCCAGCGACAACTAGCGGTAAGGAACAAGCCAGTCTATGCAGTTCCCGAAGGTCCCACACTTCGAAGAAATTGGCAGTCATTAACGGGTAGGCTATGATAAGCGCACCTTACCTTACGGTAACATATTTCTAACCAAACCCCGGAAGCGACTACCAACCTTTTATATCCCAATGATTCCAAATATTATTGATCTTCAAAGTAACTGTGTGTATGCCGCACTTCACCTGTTAAGCGAAAATCTCCTGCAGCTGAGCAGCCTCTTGAAAATCCTGCGGAGATAAGATGGGAAGTTAAGTTACAGGAAACCGAATGCCTGCGCGTGCGGGCAGTGGCACGCGCGGTGACAGTTTGCCTGTTCTGAGCATAGCGATTTGTCTGCTCTGCCCCTCAAACTTTGACAATTCAATTTGACtcagcaattattttttttactataagTACTACTGCTTTTCAAGataatatttcttattttatttcctaatATTTCTCTGCCCAGGAGGCTAAGGCAATCACAAAAATTATATGTTCAAAATAGCAAATAAACAAGTTTTACtagatacaaaaacatacaaggaAAAAACTTTTCAAACATGACCTTGCTTTGTAAATAGCAgtagactccaaatgcaaattccaaacctagaatcaactctataCCTTTTGTGAGCTTTcctgtgcatgaactaatgatagATCAACACACcaaaaagaaacagctgagtAGGCAACTATTTACTTTTGGTCCTCTaaaatttcacagtaagaacatccaTACCAAGTGTCAAACATTGTGGtagtagtgtgatggtgtggggctGCTTTGGTGCCTCAGGACCTGATTTGCCGTTATTGAAAGAGGCATTACTTATGCTCTGTACCAGTAAATTCTTAAGAAAACTGTTTGGttatctgtccatgagctgaagctgaagtgtaattgggttatgcagcaagacaatgatccaaaacacaaaagcaagtccaaatctgaaaagaaacaaagtcAAAGTTTTGGAGTGTCATAGTCAAAGTTCTAACTTAAGATGctgatgctgtggcaggacctgaaaccgaccaatttgtctgaattaaagcagttctgcaaaaaaaaaagtgtgggctaaaattcctccacacaGTGACAtaaaagactgatatcaaattacaggAAGTGTTTTGTTGCTGTTAGTGCTGCAAAAGATGATGCAACCAGTTAAGTTTAGCgggcaattattttttcacatgggtgataagGTTTTTGTGCTTAGGAGTAAGCAAAACAGATAGGCTATGTGAAATAAAGTTCTAATTTATTTCACTCATCAGTAGCAGATActaaactgaaaatgtcaaaatcattGCAGAGGTAAACAATTATGTAGAAgatgtatttataattttagtAGATTTCGTTTTAAAAGCGAAACGCGGTTTTGACATTTTCTCGGACCCCACTGAAAATGAGCCAGCTACTGCTGGCTTAATGGGTAATCCTTGCACTCAATACTCTAcaaattgtttctcattttagcATCTcactttttacaattttacaataACCCTCTTCGTACTGTTTTAAGTAAGTGtatttgttctattttgtaattttttatatgatgagtgcaaataaataaatctgaaaatgcACTCAGCTTGTCAATCTGATGTGTGCATTATAGCCTTCCAGTGATTTTACGGCTTTGGGACCCTGTAGCAGACGGCGCGTCTCCGTTCTTTGTTCTCTGCCAATCGCGCTTCGCTGTCCAGTCCCCACTCGTCTTAACCACAGTCTCTGGTCTTAACGAGCAGTCAGGCTAAGTGGGTCCTCATAGAACGGTGCCGTCTTTGGCAGTGTCGTtagtgaaatacaaaaaaataacaaaaaagcgAAGATGGCTTCTCCAAGGACGATAACCATCGTGGCACTTTCCTTCGCTCTTGGTCTTTTTTTCGTGTTTATGGGCACAATTAAGCTGACACCAAGACTAAGCAAAGATGCTTATAGTGAGATGGTAAGTAACAATTGCTTATGAGCAGTGCAGCAACATGTCTACATCGGGAGGACAACGCTATTGTTCCAAggataattacatttgtacatCTTGGAACACTGCTACAACACATTCTATTAATTCAGTTGCAGTTTCCAATCATTAAACGATTGCTTTCAGGAAGTCCAGTTCGGACTGGATTTTGTTCTATCGTATTGCTAACCATTGCTGTAGAACATGCATTAATGACATAGCCTAGCTATCGAAAATGCTTCCAAAACATGCTTTATTCAATTAATGGATTGTAGCTATATGTCAGTATTTACACTGAATAAGCAATAGTGTTGAATAAATCGCAAGCTAAGATTAAATGGATTCGTAACGTTGATTGGGCCTTTTATTTTAACGGTAGGCAGCCTATTTTATGTAGGCTAAATAGATCATGATTTTAAATCacttgtatttgaaatgaatgagcGGAAACAGATTTTAGACAAATACTTGTTTTCTAAAATACTATTTTACAGGGATGATAGCGCTCTAGAACAGATAGGCTACTCTGCTCCCATGGCGGTCTTTCCAGCAAATTCTTTCCGGCACCTGCTGGTGCTGATGTTGTAGCCATTATCCAGTAGGAACGCGCCAGCTAGCTCCGAAACGGTgatctcatttttgttttaatatcacTATATCTGGTGTTTTACTCGTGAAATTTGACATTTCTGAATACTTTAAGAAGCATATACAGTGCCCTTGTAATTTTTATtaacacccttgataaagaactaaaacacaataaaataaatacaggtcCTGCGTTCTGAGCCAATGCCTGTCAATGAAAATGGGGTGGCCGCTGGGGTGGGCAGTCATACGTTGTCCATGCCTCTGCTCCAGATGTGGCCCATGAATTTTACTTTGCCTCCCAAACCTCATGCCTCACTGTGTGCTGGTGCACGGAGCACTAATATCCTCTACTAGATTAATCATTATTATCTAATAGTCGAAAGTAGTatgtcgtttttattttttgtttgaaaccATCTCCTTGTGAAGGTTAATAACCCagaactttattttttgtttcttgtgtgAGTATTGGAagctgtaatccagtgtgcggatatccattttctttcaacCTTCACATGTACTTTTATCTTGCACCTGGCCAAATACtggttggatgtgcacacagctaCTCTGCTGTCCTCCTTATTATATGCCTGTCAAACAGGAAAACAAGGGAGGACACAATATAGTTAAAAAGTAGCTTGTTTgttaatgtgattttaaaataattttaaaatgtaatcattttaatatattactGGACATGTGGGGTAAGTAT
It contains:
- the arl13a gene encoding ADP-ribosylation factor-like protein 13A, with amino-acid sequence MDIDILLYDLKRRWWLCSSHHSMFNLMSNCCSWVSKFQQPVRKVTVLVVGLDNAGKTSMIRGIMKVFPGEVSPTQGCVRTELRVDNFLVTLLDMAGAPESRAAWRDHYSEAHGIVFVVDSSDRARVREVREVLADLLKQPRVAGKPLLVLANKQDKMGALMGSELIEALTLEKLVNHSRSLCHIEPCSALLDVRRWSDRKTLQGLRWLLRAVSLDYPELCARVTRDSRQPRDPEEKNRRGKNEKGRAKTKEDRLHTSKPEIGQAQWPPKEKVPQPRSKLEPIQTVLEKENALKKKMKRKKQVNIKDAMKKSTGKREEEEEVGDAEAEQEQGGRKEKASTALIPRNSAKLTCKARVKEETLEHPESPDNVESKTEKGKGEKKKKRKKVKVKRKNKINTEQIPAGYSQPVDLSATFDLYRKAILALKARQDQGH